A window of Pseudoliparis swirei isolate HS2019 ecotype Mariana Trench chromosome 13, NWPU_hadal_v1, whole genome shotgun sequence genomic DNA:
taaaaagccagAAGAATCTTTGGACCTCTATAACTCCATCAGTACCTGGAGAGAGGCTGTGATCCACGGTGTGGATAACGGAGGCTGCTGGTTGTTAttggtgtctctctgtctccccgcAGTGTGACAGAGGCGATGAAGgcccaggccagctgggaggcGATGGAGCGGGCGGATGTGTTCTACGCCGGCGTGGCGCTGGTGGTGCTGGGCACCGTGCTGGTGGTCAGCAGCTTCCTGGCTCTGGGCTTCACCGGAACATTCCTCGGTGGGTTTGAAATATACTGTTGAATATCAAAAAGGTGCAAAATGAAGGAGTCAATACATCTCGGGCAAGTTAAAGTTTCCTTACATTACATAACgtaacattacattatattatattacatatgtAGAGCAGCACCAGCAActtaatatacataaataaaaaatacaaatatatatatatatatatataaatatatataaatacatgcatatatataaacatatatatatatatataaatatacatatatatataaaaatatttgtatatatataaaaatgtatatacaaatatgtgtgtgtacatatatatatatacatatatataaatatttgtatgtatatataaatatttatatatatatatataaatacatatatatatatatatatatatatataaatatatatataaatacatatacatatatatataaagttcatatatatatatacatatttgtgtatttatatatacatttatatatatatatatattagggctgtgaaacgattacaatttgtaatcaggttaatcacaggtttctgtggattaatcatgattaatcacatataaacatttacagggctctcaagacaggcaagagctccgagaagagttgttgacggggggggggggggtgcaagtgactttttttcgtcccgatgtgtgcacacgccggcatccgagctctgcggcgcgcgagacggagatcggagtcgtgttaacgcgacactagagacagaatgacatgctgctggagagacgaccaacaacagacggattggaagctcattctgcgcatgcgttaaatgcgttaaaaaaaccaactaattaatcctgtaatttaattaactgagttaacgcgttatttttcacagcactaatatatatacacacatacagacacgcgcacacacatacagacacacacacacacacagaaagacatttTAATACTTCACTTATGCCTCCCtcgttcatacacacactcacacactcacacacacacacacagtgacagggAGGATATTGTGTCTTGGGATGAATGGCTGGCCGACAGTTGCTCGGAGGTCCGTCATGAGGTCAGCGTATTGTTCCGAGAGGCGAGTCTCTTtatattcttcttctcattatattcttcttctcttcattttctttctttctttttttctctttctattcaaaaccacaaaccatttgtttgtattaatctctccatcctcacccagctgtgtgtttacatgagcaCAGGTAATAACAGTGCTTACACAACATGGGGCAGGtcagtgtgtgggtgtatgtgtgtgtgtgtgtatgtgtttgtctgtgtgtgtgtgtgtgtgtctgtgtgtgcctgtgcatAAACAAGGGAGGCATAAGTGaagtattaaaatgtatttttgtttgtgtgtgtgtgtctgtgtgtgtgtctgtatgtgtctgtgtgtgtttctgtgtgtgcgtgaacgAGGGAGGCATACGTgaagtatgtgtttgtgtgtgtgtgtgtttatgtgtgtgtgtctctgtgtgtatacgtgtgtgtgtctctgtttgtgtgtgtgtgtctctgtgtgtgtatacgtgtgtgtgtctctgtttgtgtgtgtgtttatgtgtgtgtgtgtgtgtctctgtttgtgtgtgtatacgtgtgtgtgtgtgtgtctctgtttgtgtgtgtgtgtgtctctctgtgtttagCATTAAAGTCCCGTCTCAGAACCGATGGCGGTGTGACATGTGTGAACCCGAGTCGTGAGAGTTTTTAAAAACGAGAGGGCGACTCCACCtgcgtctccatggcaacgcctCCCTCACCGCCACCTGTCGTCCTCCAGGTGATTACTTTGGGATCCTGATGGACGGGAAGGCGACCGGCTTTCCCTTCGGCCTCACGAAGAACCCCATGTACTGGGGCAGCACCGCCAACTACCTGGGCCTGGCTCTCATGTGAgtgagggcgtgtgtgtgtgtgtgtgtgtgtgtgtgcgtatgtgtgtgtgtgtgtgcgtgtgtgtgtgtgtgtgtgtgtggccagacGTCACAGTGAGGTCGTGCAGACGATGCTTTGGGAGTCGCGTCCCTATTGGGGAGGTTAAAACTTTTCTATGACGACGTGGTCAAACCTCCCGTTGCTATGCGCTCCGGCGTTGTCGAGTGAGCcattaggccccgcccccccctccctcgtcTTCTTTCTTCTTGTGGACTTCTTGTGGCGCCTCTGTGTTCCTCTTTGTTGCCGGAGATTGATCCGAAAATTGCCTCATTtcaccgcctctctctctctctctctctctctctctctctctctctctctctctctctcacacactatctatctttctctccCACTCTAATCAGACCtccctggctctctctctctctctctctctccatctctctctcgctctctctccatctcactctctccccctcactctcttccccatctctctctctctctctctctctccatctcactctctccccctcactctctcccccccatctctctctcgctctctcttttatTCATTCACCTCCACTCGACAGGTATTAGTAGATAAAGAGATCTCGCTTCGCACTGTGCAGCACGTCCAAGTCCTTTCAACACCGCAAGGCCTTTTATTATATAACCCGTGTTGTTTACTCCATATATAATAACCCGTGTTGTTTACTCCATATATAATAACCCGTGTTGTTTACTCCATATATAATAACCCGTGTTGTTTACTCCATATATAATAACCCGTGTTGTTTACTCCATATATAATAACCCGTGTTGTTTACTCCATATATAATAACCCGTGTTGTTTACTCCATATATAACAACCCGTGTTCTTTACTCCATATATAATAACCCGTGTTGTTTACTCCATATATAATAACCCGTGTTGTTTACTCCATATATAATAACCCGTGTTGTTTACTCCATATATCATAACCCTGACTCCGCCCCTCTCCGTCTCCAGCGGTGCCAGTCCTGTTGGTCTCGTCCTGACCGCCGTCGTCGCCGTGGTGTACAAGGTGGCGATACACTTTGAGGGGTAAGTCCTTATAGTGACTTGTCGCTTTTTTGGGGAGACGACAATTGCAATTGGAAACTAAAGCAATGGCCCCATTTGGGGGGGGAAATGTATTTTTGTGGTTTTATTGGTAAGGGTTAAGTTAGTGTTAGGGTATGTCTCCTATCCTTCCTTGTGGGGACCTGAATCTGTTTACACACTCACAATGTGGGGACCTGAATCTGTTTACACACTCACAATGTGGGGACCTGAATCTGACACACTCAAAGTAGATGTCTGGAAAGTAGATGTTTAAAAAGTATAGATGTCTAGAAAGTAGATGTTTAAAAAGTAGATGTCTAGAAAGTAGATGGCTGGTCAGTAGATTTGAATATGTCGTTAATATGTCGACCGCATTTTACCATTCAATATTTATCTTAAATCCATTTTCGATGATGCGTTTCTACATCGTAACTCGACTCATGTCCGCTCGAAATTACTAAAGACAAAGTAGAAGAGACAAAGGTACCGAGAGTTCACTGGTTCTGGGGCTTCAGAGTCTGAGCTGACGACAATGTGAAGGAGTCGTACGTCCAGTGGGTTTTGTGAATGGGTTTGTgttacacagctacacacagcacagctacacacagctacacacagcacagctacacacagctacacacagctacGCACagcacagctacacacagctacacacagctacacacagctacacacagcacagctacacacagcggGTCTCTGGGACAGACTGTTTGTCTGGGTCCAGTGGTGAGAAGCTGAGCATGAATGTGCTGAGTGGAGGAACATATGGAGCTCTtcctatctcacacacacacatacacacacacacacacacacacacacacacacacacacacacacacacacacacacacacacacactccctcgcggttcaccacacacactctcctggcACCGAGTGGTACGGCGTTCCATGTCTCCTGATTTATGGCGCGTTTGTTCTGCTGTGTTTACAGACCGTTCACCGAGATGATCTATCGGGAGCGCAGCGAGCGCCGCAAGCGTGAATAACCACTTCCTGTCGCCCGAGCGTTCACTTCCTGTCGGGACTCGCTGACGGCGTGGGATTTCAATAGGCTGCGTTCAAGCCTgcaagtgtttttttctccaatttctgattttttggggggtttcatGCTCTTCTAATTAATCTGGATGCTGCAGTGAGATTTAGTTTGTTTTGTAACACCAAATAGTTTTGATATTCTGAGAAACAATCTAAAATATAGCttactgaggggggggggggttatcgaTACCACTTACCCGGTATGTACGGTTGATTGGCACCCTGTGGATAGCCACCGTGAAGTTGCCAGGCAACCGCAACAGATGCTCCACAGACCGACTAAAGATGTCAAATCATCCCTTTTTAAAAGCTGCATGtagagcaacaaaaaaacactaacTGTGAGAAATGCacctttttaaatgtcagagGAGCTCTACCTatgcaaaccacacacacacacacacacacacacacacacgcagtattTGTGATGCAATAAACGAGTGAGGTCTCAGTTCGTGTCTCTTGACCTCTACTTGATATTGGAGGTCATTGTGGTGACATTCACCACATGAACCatggagagagtatttat
This region includes:
- the pemt gene encoding phosphatidylethanolamine N-methyltransferase gives rise to the protein MSSDDTPAGDELAVPLDCCGGLNNVDYSKMDLTLLKFADFHDPSFCVAVVAIVFNPLFWNVVARWEHRTRALSRLFGGPYLACYCLAFVILLLNVYRSHSVTEAMKAQASWEAMERADVFYAGVALVVLGTVLVVSSFLALGFTGTFLGDYFGILMDGKATGFPFGLTKNPMYWGSTANYLGLALIGASPVGLVLTAVVAVVYKVAIHFEGPFTEMIYRERSERRKRE